In one Bacteroidota bacterium genomic region, the following are encoded:
- a CDS encoding ZIP family metal transporter: MSPWIAAVGSVLLVSLVSLVGLVTLSWRAVRLERMVFLLVALAVGAMLGSAVLHLIPEAYHQLGDGRLVGGLVLAGMMAFFVLEKFLHWQHDHGMTSHAAACVADEDHAHEVPAPVKPFALMNLVGDAAHNLIDGMVIAAAYLVSIPAGIVTTIAVLLHELPQEIGDFGVLVYGGMSRRRALALNFASGLIGVIGAVIALVIGARVEAFGAYLLPITAGSFLYIAGSDLIPELHHHSHPAIKSVWQFAMILLGIALMVLPLLAEEALGLSHAH; the protein is encoded by the coding sequence ATGTCGCCCTGGATCGCTGCGGTCGGCAGCGTGCTGCTGGTCAGCCTCGTGTCGCTCGTGGGGCTGGTGACGCTGTCGTGGCGTGCGGTGCGGCTGGAGCGCATGGTGTTTCTGCTCGTCGCGCTGGCCGTCGGCGCGATGCTCGGCAGCGCCGTCCTGCACCTCATCCCCGAGGCCTACCACCAACTCGGCGACGGGCGGCTCGTCGGCGGTCTCGTGCTTGCAGGCATGATGGCCTTCTTTGTGCTGGAGAAGTTTCTCCACTGGCAGCACGACCACGGCATGACGAGCCACGCCGCCGCCTGCGTCGCCGACGAGGACCACGCCCACGAAGTGCCCGCACCCGTGAAGCCCTTCGCGCTGATGAACCTCGTCGGCGACGCCGCGCACAACCTCATCGACGGGATGGTGATCGCGGCGGCCTACCTCGTCTCGATCCCCGCCGGGATCGTCACGACCATTGCCGTGCTGCTGCATGAGCTGCCGCAGGAGATCGGCGACTTCGGGGTGCTGGTCTACGGCGGCATGTCGCGGCGGCGGGCGCTGGCGCTCAACTTTGCCTCGGGGCTCATCGGCGTGATCGGGGCCGTGATCGCGCTCGTGATCGGCGCGCGCGTGGAGGCGTTCGGGGCCTACCTGCTGCCCATCACGGCGGGGTCGTTCCTCTACATCGCCGGGAGCGACCTCATCCCGGAGTTGCACCACCACAGCCACCCCGCGATCAAGTCGGTGTGGCAGTTCGCGATGATCCTGCTCGGCATCGCACTGATGGTGCTGCCGCTGCTCGCCGAGGAGGCGCTCGGCCTGAGCCACGCGCACTGA
- a CDS encoding trimeric intracellular cation channel family protein — translation MTVLFALDLAGTLVFAMSGALRAARHRLDLLGVLVLATATGIGGGLIRDALLGATPAAALQDEAYLLVCIAGAMLVMLAASRVQAQWDLVRYADAIGLGVFAAMGAAKATLFGLGPFGVMMMAALTATGGGVIRDVLVREVPAVVRNDFYATAALLGGAVYALALAAGLSPNAALAAAAVVTSGLRILAMTLDLQLPRLHIGPRRSDPGNAPSPEQPLSEQPLSEHDA, via the coding sequence ATGACGGTGCTCTTCGCGCTCGACCTCGCCGGGACGCTCGTGTTCGCGATGTCCGGCGCACTCCGGGCGGCGCGGCATCGCCTCGACCTTCTCGGCGTGCTGGTCCTCGCCACCGCAACGGGCATCGGCGGCGGGCTTATCCGCGACGCGCTGCTCGGCGCCACGCCCGCCGCTGCGCTGCAAGACGAGGCCTACCTCCTCGTCTGCATCGCCGGAGCCATGCTCGTGATGCTGGCCGCCTCACGCGTGCAGGCGCAGTGGGACCTGGTGCGCTATGCCGATGCGATCGGGCTGGGCGTGTTTGCCGCGATGGGCGCGGCCAAGGCGACGCTCTTTGGGCTGGGTCCCTTCGGCGTGATGATGATGGCGGCGCTCACCGCGACGGGCGGCGGCGTGATCCGCGACGTGCTCGTCCGCGAGGTGCCCGCGGTCGTGCGCAACGACTTCTATGCGACGGCGGCGCTCCTCGGCGGGGCTGTCTACGCACTCGCGCTGGCCGCAGGGCTCTCGCCCAACGCGGCGCTTGCCGCAGCGGCTGTCGTGACCTCGGGCCTCCGCATCCTGGCGATGACGCTCGACCTCCAGCTGCCGCGCCTCCACATCGGCCCGCGACGTAGCGATCCGGGGAACGCGCCCTCGCCCGAGCAACCATTGTCTGAGCAACCATTGTCTGAGCACGACGCTTGA
- a CDS encoding response regulator transcription factor, translating to MSSSDPTMSAAASTPTPPQTILLVDDEQDLLDLVSYNLEKEGYEVVTARDGETALEHAETHDPDLVVLDVMMPNMTGIEVCRRLRENAKLRLTPILMLTARGEESDEIKGLEAGADDYLAKPISPRLLLSRIRALLRRGEREETASTTQLRVHDLHIDRSRYVVTRHEGLDGEETFRMPRKEFELLYFLAAHPGRVFSREELLDGVWGPNVYVVDRTVDVHVRKVREKIGSDYIETVKGVGYKLREEM from the coding sequence ATGTCGTCCTCCGACCCGACCATGAGCGCTGCCGCGTCTACCCCCACGCCGCCGCAAACCATCCTCCTCGTCGACGACGAGCAGGACCTCCTGGACCTCGTCAGCTACAACCTCGAAAAGGAGGGCTACGAGGTCGTCACCGCTCGCGACGGCGAGACGGCGCTGGAGCACGCCGAGACCCATGATCCTGACCTGGTCGTGCTCGATGTCATGATGCCCAACATGACCGGCATCGAGGTCTGCCGACGGCTACGCGAGAACGCCAAGCTGCGCCTCACACCGATTCTGATGCTGACCGCGCGCGGCGAGGAATCGGACGAGATCAAGGGCCTCGAAGCCGGGGCCGACGACTACCTCGCCAAGCCGATCTCCCCGCGCCTGCTCCTCAGCCGCATCCGCGCGCTCCTGCGCCGCGGCGAGCGCGAAGAGACGGCCTCCACGACACAGCTCCGCGTGCACGACCTCCACATCGACCGGAGCCGCTACGTGGTCACGCGCCACGAAGGCCTCGACGGCGAGGAGACGTTTCGGATGCCGCGCAAGGAGTTCGAGTTGCTCTACTTCCTCGCTGCGCACCCCGGCCGCGTGTTCTCGCGCGAAGAGCTTCTCGACGGTGTCTGGGGGCCGAATGTCTACGTGGTGGACCGCACCGTGGACGTGCACGTCCGCAAGGTGCGCGAGAAGATCGGCAGCGACTACATCGAGACGGTCAAGGGCGTCGGCTACAAGCTCCGCGAGGAGATGTAG
- a CDS encoding PA domain-containing protein: MLRRLVPLAFLLLPGPVLAQVVGETNAILEYAGVQYAVFATPNYGAQFEDEIPFGPYSVIQAIDAEGDGPDGDGTAIDGCSPFLNPDDVAGKIVLISRGSCPFVEKAENAANAGAVAYIVYMDEREGQEGETLVNMGGDCEPDVCSVPGVFLSRRDYKAVVSEPGLAEIATITVDFPDEPSFGFIDTEVVQLGIYDDGFIGGAARFVGGEFSSYGFVYGGFSPLFVATTLVGLEGNVVGSPYRGKSEYVRASRAGSVTPIADDTFDEALQTAFRSPDLGVLVTLTARARTGDPFIFLQLAAANETAADLTDVYLGLFADWDILDRDLDPDDTSTNDFAAFAPDLGLAYVFDATRAQFYGVMPILTPAYPSAQLSGYTTDSGGTDEDMFAALTGFVPPAEDEGERAVVVGQGPYTLLADGTPVVQAFALVPGLNEAELFANAEAARALFAVAAEEDTQAGTYALASVYPNPVSTTATVGFTLPTAEQARVEVFDLLGRRVATLADGFRAVGEHRVTLDAAGLPSGVYVVRLSTPSATLTERVTVLH, translated from the coding sequence ATGCTGCGCCGCCTCGTCCCGCTCGCGTTTCTGCTGCTGCCGGGCCCCGTGCTCGCGCAGGTCGTGGGCGAGACCAATGCCATTCTTGAGTATGCTGGCGTCCAGTACGCCGTGTTCGCCACGCCGAACTACGGCGCGCAGTTCGAAGATGAGATTCCTTTTGGCCCCTACTCCGTGATCCAGGCCATCGACGCCGAAGGAGATGGTCCCGATGGAGACGGAACAGCGATCGACGGCTGCTCGCCCTTCCTCAACCCGGACGACGTCGCGGGCAAGATCGTGCTCATCAGCCGGGGCAGTTGCCCCTTCGTCGAGAAGGCCGAGAACGCCGCCAACGCAGGCGCCGTCGCCTACATCGTCTACATGGACGAGCGCGAAGGCCAGGAGGGCGAGACGCTGGTGAACATGGGCGGCGATTGCGAGCCCGACGTGTGCTCAGTGCCGGGCGTGTTCCTGAGCCGCCGCGACTACAAGGCAGTCGTCTCAGAACCTGGCCTCGCTGAAATCGCCACAATTACGGTTGACTTTCCCGACGAGCCATCGTTTGGCTTCATCGACACCGAGGTGGTACAACTCGGGATCTACGATGACGGCTTTATCGGAGGTGCGGCCAGATTTGTTGGTGGTGAGTTCTCGTCGTATGGCTTCGTCTACGGCGGATTCTCCCCGCTTTTCGTAGCCACCACGCTCGTTGGCCTCGAAGGCAACGTCGTCGGGAGTCCCTACAGAGGCAAATCCGAATACGTGCGTGCTAGTCGTGCTGGCTCCGTCACTCCCATCGCAGACGACACCTTCGACGAGGCGCTCCAGACCGCCTTCCGCTCCCCCGACCTCGGCGTCCTCGTCACCCTCACCGCCCGCGCCCGCACCGGCGACCCCTTCATCTTCCTCCAACTCGCCGCCGCCAACGAGACCGCCGCCGACCTCACCGATGTCTACCTCGGCCTCTTCGCCGACTGGGACATTCTTGATCGAGACCTAGACCCCGACGACACCTCCACCAACGACTTCGCCGCCTTCGCCCCCGACCTCGGCCTCGCCTACGTCTTCGACGCCACCCGCGCCCAGTTCTACGGCGTCATGCCCATCCTCACGCCTGCCTACCCCAGCGCCCAGCTCTCCGGCTACACCACCGACTCCGGCGGCACCGACGAGGACATGTTCGCCGCACTGACCGGCTTCGTGCCGCCTGCCGAAGACGAGGGCGAGCGTGCCGTGGTCGTGGGGCAGGGGCCGTACACGCTGCTCGCCGACGGCACGCCGGTGGTGCAGGCCTTCGCGCTCGTGCCGGGGCTGAACGAGGCGGAGCTGTTCGCCAATGCCGAGGCCGCGCGGGCGCTCTTCGCCGTGGCGGCCGAGGAGGACACGCAGGCCGGCACGTACGCGCTCGCGTCGGTCTACCCCAACCCTGTGTCGACAACGGCGACGGTCGGCTTCACGCTGCCCACCGCTGAGCAGGCTCGCGTGGAGGTGTTCGACCTGCTCGGGCGGCGCGTGGCGACGCTCGCGGACGGCTTCCGTGCGGTAGGCGAGCACCGCGTCACGCTGGACGCGGCAGGGCTGCCGAGCGGCGTCTACGTAGTACGACTCAGCACGCCGAGCGCCACGCTCACCGAGCGCGTCACCGTTTTGCACTAA
- the plsX gene encoding phosphate acyltransferase PlsX — protein sequence MPITVAVDAVGGDHAPKVVVEGAVEATRSGDIAVALVGPEPVVRAHLGEIDHEGLPIQVVHAPEVIGMDESPTTAIKTKRQSSIHIGLGMHKQGHADAFISAGNTGAVMAGALFIVGRLPGVSRAPLPGYFPTVTGVTLVLDVGANVDCRPEHLVQFAHMGRVFVEKVMGKDDPSVGLVNVGEEPGKGNDLAKATYPLLQDAALNFIGNIEGRDVLAHGADVVVCDGFLGNVMLKLGESFSTVLPQMVKREIGKQQLGTEDQITIAKVLRGVTEPFNYENFGGAPLLGTDGTVMIGHGSSSARAITQLIRQAAKMVRTGVREAIAETFAEAS from the coding sequence ATGCCGATCACTGTTGCCGTCGATGCTGTGGGGGGCGATCACGCCCCGAAGGTGGTGGTCGAAGGAGCCGTGGAGGCCACGCGCTCGGGCGACATTGCCGTGGCGCTCGTCGGGCCCGAGCCGGTCGTCCGCGCCCACCTCGGCGAGATTGACCACGAGGGCCTGCCGATCCAGGTCGTCCATGCGCCCGAGGTGATCGGCATGGACGAGTCGCCCACGACGGCGATCAAGACCAAGCGGCAGTCGTCCATCCACATCGGGCTCGGGATGCACAAGCAGGGGCACGCCGACGCCTTCATCTCGGCGGGCAACACCGGCGCGGTGATGGCCGGCGCGCTGTTCATCGTTGGCCGCTTGCCTGGTGTGAGCCGAGCGCCGCTGCCGGGCTACTTCCCGACCGTCACCGGCGTCACGCTCGTTCTCGACGTGGGCGCCAACGTGGACTGCCGCCCTGAGCACCTCGTCCAGTTCGCTCACATGGGCCGCGTCTTCGTCGAAAAGGTGATGGGCAAGGACGACCCCAGCGTCGGGCTCGTGAACGTCGGCGAAGAGCCGGGCAAGGGCAACGACCTCGCCAAGGCGACGTATCCGCTCCTGCAAGACGCCGCGCTCAACTTCATCGGCAACATCGAGGGACGCGACGTGCTCGCCCACGGCGCCGACGTAGTCGTATGCGACGGCTTCCTCGGCAACGTGATGCTGAAGCTCGGCGAGAGCTTCTCGACCGTGCTTCCGCAGATGGTCAAGCGCGAGATCGGCAAGCAGCAACTCGGAACCGAGGACCAGATCACGATCGCCAAGGTGCTGCGCGGGGTCACGGAGCCGTTCAACTACGAAAACTTCGGCGGCGCGCCGCTCCTCGGCACCGACGGGACGGTGATGATCGGGCACGGCAGCTCGTCGGCCCGCGCGATCACGCAGCTTATCCGGCAGGCCGCGAAGATGGTGCGCACCGGCGTCCGCGAGGCCATCGCCGAGACATTCGCTGAGGCCAGCTAG
- a CDS encoding PA domain-containing protein has translation MRPLPRLSLFLLVAALWPSTTFAQVVGETNAILEYASSEYAVFATQNYGVQFEDEVPFGPYELIQAIDAEGDGPDGDGTAIDGCSPFLNPDDVAGNIALISRGTCAFVTKAENAANAGAVAYIVYQDTRDGQEDETLVNMGGDCEPDVCSVPGVFLSRRDYKSIIPGPEFGETATITADFPDEQSYGEIDTGVVQLGIHDDGRIGNESSNIPEGTGAPFFYSGFAPLFTSMALVGINGDVAGSPYDFTSEYVRDDTVITIDDDAFDQAFQAVFRSPDLGVLVTLTARARTGDPFIFLQLAAANETAADLTDVYLGLFADWDIVDDNDDTSTNDFAAFDPDLGLGLAYVFDDERAQFYGVMPILTPAYPGAQLSGYTTDSGGTDADMFAALTGFVPPAEDEGERAVVLGQGPYTLSADGTPVVQAFALVPGLTEAELFANAEAARALFAVAAEDETQAGTYALASVYPNPVSTTATVGFTLPTAEQVRVEVFDLLGRRVATLADGFRVVGEHRVTLDAAGLPSGVYVVRLATPSATLTERVTVVR, from the coding sequence ATGAGACCTTTGCCACGCCTCAGCCTCTTCCTACTTGTTGCGGCGCTCTGGCCGAGTACCACCTTCGCGCAAGTCGTGGGCGAGACCAATGCCATTCTGGAGTATGCTAGCAGCGAGTACGCCGTGTTCGCCACGCAGAACTACGGCGTGCAGTTCGAAGACGAGGTGCCCTTCGGCCCCTACGAGCTTATTCAGGCCATCGACGCCGAAGGAGATGGTCCCGATGGAGACGGAACCGCGATCGACGGCTGCTCGCCCTTCCTCAACCCAGACGACGTCGCGGGCAACATCGCGCTCATTAGTCGCGGCACCTGCGCCTTTGTGACGAAAGCCGAGAACGCGGCCAATGCGGGGGCTGTCGCCTACATCGTCTACCAGGACACGCGCGACGGGCAGGAGGACGAGACCCTCGTGAACATGGGCGGCGACTGCGAGCCCGATGTGTGCTCGGTCCCGGGCGTGTTCCTCAGCCGCCGCGACTACAAGTCGATTATCCCCGGGCCTGAATTCGGTGAGACCGCCACGATCACGGCAGACTTTCCCGATGAGCAGAGCTATGGCGAAATCGACACCGGTGTAGTCCAGCTTGGCATCCACGACGATGGCAGGATTGGGAATGAAAGTTCAAATATCCCTGAAGGCACAGGCGCCCCATTCTTCTACAGCGGCTTTGCTCCGCTATTTACCAGCATGGCGCTCGTCGGCATAAACGGCGACGTAGCTGGCAGTCCCTACGACTTCACGTCTGAGTACGTGCGGGATGACACCGTTATCACCATTGACGACGACGCGTTCGACCAAGCCTTCCAGGCAGTCTTCCGCTCCCCCGACCTCGGCGTCCTCGTCACCCTCACTGCCCGCGCCCGCACCGGCGATCCCTTCATCTTCCTCCAACTCGCCGCCGCCAACGAGACCGCCGCCGACCTCACCGATGTCTACCTCGGCCTCTTCGCCGACTGGGACATCGTGGACGACAACGACGACACCTCGACCAACGACTTCGCCGCCTTCGACCCCGACCTCGGCCTCGGCCTCGCCTACGTCTTCGACGACGAACGCGCCCAGTTCTACGGTGTCATGCCCATCCTCACGCCTGCCTACCCCGGCGCCCAGCTCTCCGGCTACACCACCGACTCCGGCGGCACCGACGCGGACATGTTCGCCGCGCTGACCGGCTTCGTGCCGCCTGCCGAGGACGAGGGCGAGCGCGCGGTAGTGCTGGGGCAGGGGCCGTACACGCTGTCCGCCGACGGCACGCCGGTGGTGCAGGCCTTCGCGCTCGTGCCGGGGCTGACCGAGGCGGAGTTGTTCGCCAATGCCGAGGCCGCGCGGGCGCTCTTCGCCGTGGCTGCCGAAGACGAGACGCAGGCGGGCACGTACGCGCTGGCGTCGGTCTACCCCAATCCTGTGTCGACGACCGCGACGGTCGGCTTCACGCTGCCCACCGCTGAGCAGGTTCGCGTGGAGGTGTTCGACCTGCTTGGGCGGCGCGTGGCGACGCTCGCCGACGGCTTCCGTGTGGTAGGCGAGCACCGCGTCACGCTGGACGCGGCGGGTCTGCCGAGTGGCGTCTACGTGGTGCGCCTCGCCACGCCGAGCGCCACGCTCACCGAGCGCGTCACCGTCGTGCGCTAA
- the dnaA gene encoding chromosomal replication initiator protein DnaA, translated as MHPDSPHDAWSRCLEIIRDNISRQSFRTWFAPLKAVSLTEEEGLRKLTVQLPSRFYYEWIEEHYFALLRKTVTKVLGPNGRLYYDILIESPQAPGTATPRERGGDSAGTTVQLPARPGGAPAPPPNAGVPGVAPPSRPGYPGTPPREPVPPYHQPASPTNPFVIPGIRKPQVDPNLNPGYTFERFIEGDCNRLARSAAWAIAQQPGATSFNPFLIYGGVGLGKTHLIQAIGNHAKLHGHADTVLYVSSEQFTNQFVQAIKDNNASDFSNFYRQIDVLIVDDVQFFSGKEKTQEEFFHIFNALHQAGKQIVLSSDRAPKDIVGIEERLLSRFSWGLAADVQLPELETRTAILRRKAEDDGIRVAPEVIDYIATNVKSNIRELEGSLIRLLAHAALHDREIDLPLAREVLKDLIKDIRITLNVEEIQRITCEFFEIPEDLVRARTRKREVVRARQVAMYFAKQFTEQSLKSIGLQFGGRDHSTVIHAINSVEDQIETDPRFREMISDLRGKLELHTR; from the coding sequence ATGCACCCTGACTCGCCGCACGACGCCTGGAGCCGCTGCCTGGAAATCATCCGGGACAACATCAGCCGACAGAGCTTCCGGACCTGGTTTGCGCCGCTCAAAGCGGTGAGTCTCACTGAAGAGGAAGGCCTCCGCAAGCTGACCGTCCAGCTGCCGAGTCGGTTCTACTACGAGTGGATCGAGGAGCACTACTTCGCGCTGCTTCGTAAGACCGTTACGAAGGTCCTCGGACCTAACGGACGACTCTACTACGATATCCTCATCGAGTCGCCGCAAGCGCCGGGTACCGCGACCCCGCGCGAACGAGGCGGCGACAGCGCTGGCACGACGGTGCAGCTCCCGGCGCGGCCAGGTGGTGCCCCGGCGCCCCCGCCAAACGCAGGCGTGCCGGGCGTCGCTCCGCCGAGCAGGCCCGGGTACCCAGGCACCCCGCCGCGCGAGCCGGTGCCGCCCTACCACCAGCCTGCCTCTCCGACGAACCCGTTCGTCATCCCCGGCATCCGCAAGCCGCAGGTCGACCCCAATCTGAACCCCGGCTACACCTTCGAGCGCTTCATCGAGGGCGACTGCAACCGCCTCGCGCGCAGTGCCGCGTGGGCCATCGCCCAGCAGCCGGGCGCGACGTCGTTCAACCCGTTCCTCATCTACGGTGGCGTTGGCCTCGGCAAGACGCACCTCATCCAGGCCATCGGCAACCACGCCAAGCTGCACGGCCACGCCGACACGGTGCTCTACGTCTCCAGCGAGCAGTTCACCAACCAGTTCGTCCAGGCGATCAAGGACAACAACGCGAGCGACTTCTCGAATTTCTACCGCCAAATCGACGTCCTGATCGTGGACGACGTGCAGTTCTTCAGCGGCAAGGAGAAGACGCAGGAGGAATTCTTCCACATCTTCAACGCGCTGCACCAGGCGGGCAAGCAGATCGTGCTCTCGTCGGACCGTGCGCCGAAGGACATCGTGGGCATCGAGGAGCGGCTGCTCTCGCGCTTCTCGTGGGGCCTCGCCGCCGACGTGCAGCTGCCCGAACTAGAGACGCGCACCGCGATCCTCCGCCGCAAGGCCGAAGACGACGGCATCCGCGTCGCGCCCGAGGTGATCGACTACATCGCGACGAACGTGAAGAGCAACATCCGTGAGCTCGAAGGCTCGCTGATCCGGCTCCTCGCCCACGCCGCGCTGCACGACCGCGAGATCGACCTCCCGCTCGCCCGCGAAGTCCTGAAGGACCTCATCAAGGACATTCGGATCACGCTCAACGTCGAGGAGATCCAGCGGATCACCTGCGAGTTCTTCGAGATCCCCGAGGACCTCGTCCGCGCCCGCACCCGCAAGCGCGAGGTCGTCCGCGCACGCCAGGTGGCGATGTACTTCGCCAAGCAGTTCACCGAGCAGTCGCTCAAGTCGATCGGCCTGCAGTTCGGCGGCCGCGACCACTCGACCGTAATCCACGCGATCAACAGCGTCGAGGACCAGATCGAGACCGACCCGCGCTTCCGCGAGATGATCTCCGACCTGCGCGGCAAGCTGGAACTGCACACGCGCTAG
- a CDS encoding DUF177 domain-containing protein, translated as MLLIDTAALQPGTHTIDLHPVPADLDLDAQAFSDIAVRAQLDYHDLDPRSRRLYLRYTVDAVAHLVCDRTLVPFDEPVSGEHTLLFVPPGSPLMADDEDVRELPDDRAPVDIADAVGETLTLALPMRRVAPEARDQEITTTFGALTTPEGAPIDARWEALLGLADASSTQDEPVRD; from the coding sequence ATGCTCTTGATCGACACGGCCGCGCTCCAGCCTGGTACGCACACGATCGACCTGCACCCGGTCCCCGCCGACCTCGACCTAGACGCGCAGGCGTTCAGCGACATCGCTGTTCGCGCGCAGCTTGACTACCACGACCTCGACCCGCGGAGTCGGCGGCTGTACTTGCGCTACACGGTCGACGCTGTAGCCCATCTGGTCTGCGACCGTACCCTGGTCCCGTTCGACGAGCCGGTCAGCGGCGAGCACACGCTCCTGTTCGTCCCACCCGGGTCGCCTCTCATGGCCGACGACGAGGACGTACGCGAACTGCCGGACGACCGGGCTCCCGTAGACATCGCCGATGCCGTCGGCGAGACGCTGACGCTGGCGCTCCCGATGCGCCGTGTCGCGCCCGAAGCCCGCGATCAGGAGATCACGACCACGTTCGGAGCGCTCACCACACCCGAAGGCGCTCCCATCGATGCGCGGTGGGAGGCTCTCCTCGGTCTCGCCGATGCTAGCAGCACCCAGGACGAACCAGTCCGCGACTGA
- the rpmF gene encoding 50S ribosomal protein L32, whose amino-acid sequence MANPKRRHSKARTRTRRAQYKVRSLPVVQECPSCGSPHKRHRACPSCGYYRGRQVVAVKEDVNY is encoded by the coding sequence ATGGCCAACCCGAAGCGCCGCCACTCGAAGGCCCGCACCCGCACCCGCCGCGCCCAGTACAAGGTTCGCTCGCTGCCTGTCGTGCAGGAGTGCCCCAGCTGCGGCAGCCCGCACAAGCGCCACCGCGCCTGCCCGTCCTGCGGCTACTACCGCGGCCGCCAGGTCGTCGCGGTGAAAGAGGACGTCAACTACTAG
- a CDS encoding rhodanese-like domain-containing protein yields MGLFDLFKRGPVLPSLSAADFLAQRAPEAPVLDVRTSAEFAQGHLEEARNVNVLAGDFDAQVEALGLDRDTPVYLYCRSGHRSSKAQRRLAKLGFAQPVNVGSLGALKQAGAKTVR; encoded by the coding sequence ATGGGTCTCTTCGATCTCTTCAAGCGCGGCCCCGTGCTGCCGTCGCTCTCCGCCGCCGACTTCCTTGCGCAGCGTGCCCCCGAGGCGCCCGTGCTCGACGTGCGAACGTCCGCCGAGTTTGCCCAGGGTCACCTGGAAGAGGCGCGCAACGTCAACGTGCTCGCGGGCGACTTCGACGCGCAGGTGGAGGCGCTCGGGTTGGACCGGGACACGCCGGTCTATCTCTACTGCCGCTCGGGGCACCGCAGCAGCAAGGCGCAGCGCCGCCTCGCCAAGCTAGGGTTCGCGCAGCCGGTGAACGTGGGCAGCCTCGGCGCACTCAAGCAGGCCGGGGCGAAGACTGTTCGTTAG
- the dnaN gene encoding DNA polymerase III subunit beta, whose amino-acid sequence MKFSVSSRDLQQALTSVNGAVPTKSTLPILECALFERDGDHLVLSATDLEISIVQRLSVAFESNGTDGGGRIAVPAKRLLDTLRALPDLPVTFHADGEFNVELTTDQGRYKMVGYDGADYPALPQLDAEQAIEANAALVKRAIDKTGFAVSKDALRPAMMGVYFQVHPENTRVVATDGHRLVRLTLSTLTSDSAADFVVPEKALSLAGKAAGDGACTIRAGGGFVSFDFGQTKVIGRMIDEAYPNYEAVIPMDNDRMLTVSREAMLQAVKRVALYSSSMTHQIRLSLKANEMTISAEDIERASEAKERVLCEYDSDPMEIGFNSLYLGEVLSNLDGEDVQFAFSSPNRAGVVMPVDQGEGEDMLMLIMPVMLNTYA is encoded by the coding sequence ATGAAATTCTCGGTTTCCAGCCGGGACCTCCAGCAGGCGCTCACGAGCGTCAACGGGGCCGTCCCGACCAAGAGCACCCTGCCCATCCTCGAGTGCGCGCTCTTCGAACGCGACGGCGACCACCTCGTGTTGAGCGCCACCGACCTCGAGATCTCGATCGTGCAACGCCTCTCGGTGGCCTTCGAGTCGAACGGCACCGACGGCGGCGGGCGCATCGCAGTCCCGGCGAAGCGGCTCCTCGACACGCTCCGCGCGCTCCCCGACCTCCCCGTCACGTTCCACGCGGACGGCGAGTTCAACGTCGAACTCACGACCGACCAAGGCCGCTACAAGATGGTAGGCTACGACGGGGCCGACTACCCCGCACTGCCGCAGCTTGACGCCGAGCAAGCCATCGAAGCCAACGCGGCCCTCGTCAAGCGCGCCATCGACAAGACGGGCTTCGCGGTGAGCAAGGACGCGCTCCGCCCGGCGATGATGGGGGTCTACTTCCAGGTGCACCCCGAGAATACACGCGTGGTCGCCACCGATGGGCACCGGCTCGTGCGCCTCACGCTGAGTACGCTCACGAGCGACAGCGCCGCCGACTTCGTCGTCCCGGAGAAGGCCCTCAGCCTCGCGGGCAAGGCGGCGGGCGACGGGGCCTGCACCATCCGCGCAGGCGGCGGCTTCGTCAGCTTCGACTTCGGCCAGACTAAGGTCATCGGCCGCATGATCGACGAGGCGTACCCCAACTACGAGGCTGTCATCCCGATGGACAACGACCGCATGCTCACGGTCAGCCGCGAGGCGATGCTGCAGGCCGTCAAGCGCGTCGCGCTCTACTCGTCGTCGATGACGCACCAGATCCGGCTCTCGCTCAAGGCCAACGAGATGACCATCTCGGCCGAGGACATCGAGCGCGCCTCCGAGGCGAAGGAGCGCGTGCTCTGCGAGTACGACAGCGACCCGATGGAGATCGGCTTCAACTCGCTCTACCTCGGCGAGGTGCTGTCCAACCTCGACGGCGAGGACGTGCAGTTCGCCTTCTCGTCGCCCAACCGCGCGGGCGTGGTCATGCCCGTGGACCAGGGCGAGGGCGAGGACATGCTGATGCTCATCATGCCGGTGATGCTCAACACCTACGCCTGA